The Streptomyces sp. NBC_00483 genome contains the following window.
GACGCCCGCACCCGCCATCTGCGCGAGCAGGTAGAAGATCGAGACGACGATCGTCGAGGTGCCGGCCGCCGTGCGGACCGGGCGCTGGCGCATCCGGTAGGCGAGCACGTCGCCCATCGTGTAGCGGCCGGAGTTGCGCAGCGGTTCGGCGACCAGGAGGAGCGCGACGAGCCAGGCGACCAGGAAGCCGATCGAGTAGAGGAAGCCGTCGTAACCGAAGAGGGCGATGGCGCCCGCGATGCCGAGGAACGACGCGGCGGACATGTAGTCGCCGGATACCGCGAGTCCGTTCTGGAAGGCGGTGAACTGGCGGCCGCCCGCGTAGAAGTCGGACGCGCTCTTGGTCTGGCGGCCGGCCCAGACGGTGATAACGAGGGTCGCGAGGACGAACACCGCGAACAGGCTGATGATCAGCGGCCGGTGCTCGCTGGCCTCACCGGCGGCGAGTACGTGCAGTGCGGGGCTCATGCGCCGCCCTCCAGACGGGACTTGATGGCCTCGGCCTTGGGGTCGAGCTTCGCGGCGGAGTACCGCGAGTACCACCAGGCGATGAGGAACGTGGTGAGGAACTGGGCGAGCCCGAGGATGAGGGCGACATTGATGTTGCCGAACACCTTGGTGCCCATGAAGTCGCCCGCGTAGTTCGACAGCAGCACGTACAGGAGGTACCAGGCGATGAAGGCGACGGTCAGCGGGAAGGCGAACGAGCGGTGCGCGCGGCGCAGTTCACCGAACTCCGCGCCCTCCTGCACCTCGATGAACTTCTCGGTGGAGGGCAGCGCGGGCCCGTCGTGCGGGCTGCCCTGCTGCGGTGTTGGTGCGTCGGTGGCCACGGACTCTCCTCGCAATGGGGGTGCTGTCTCTCAAACCTCAACGTGATCTGGATCACGTGGGCCGGGTCGCGATGGTAGAGCTCCCCGACCCCCTGCACAACGGCACGGGAGCACGGTCGACGCGGTTCAACTCGCCTTGTTTCTTTCGGAACTCGTTGATGACCTGCGGCAACCAGGGATACGTTCACACCGCACCACGCGTCATGTACCTGCCCGGAACCCACTCGTGTACCGGGCATTTCCATAAACGACGGATGATGTGGAGACCCCATGGCTCATCTGCCTTCCAGACGCCTGCCCGCCGGACGCCTGTCGTCCCGGCGCCGCCTGGCCCTCGCCCTGCCGGTCGGTATCGCGCTGACGGCCTCCTTCGGTTTCCTGCCGTCCGCGTCGGCGACTCCCGTCGCCGACTCGCCCTCGGTGGCGACCAGTTCGGCCTCCTCACTCGCGTACGTGGTGAACACGCGCGGCACCGATGCCCGCACGATCTCCTCGGTGACCAAGGCGATATCCGCGGCGGACGGCTCCATAGTCGAGACGTACGCGAAGATCGGCGTCTTCGTCGTGCACTCCTCGAACCCCGACTTCGGCAAGCAGGTACGCGCGGCCAAGGGGGTGGCCACGGCGGGCGCGACCCGCACCGCGCCGTTCAGTGCGGCCGGCACCACCGAAGAGGGCGCCGTCCAGAAGCTGTCGAAGGCGGACGCCAAGTCCGTTGCCGCGCAGGCCACTTCCGCCCAGGAGCCGCTCGAGGCCGACCAGTGGGACCTGCGGGCGATGGGCGCCGACAAGGCCGCGAAGATCAACCCCGGCAGCAAGAAGGTCACCGTCGGCGTCATCGACACCGGCGTGGACGACACCCACCCCGACCTCGCCCCGAACTTCTCCGCCTCGCAGTCCGCGAACTGTGTCGGCGGCAAGGCGGACACCTCGCCGGGCGCCTGGCGGCCCGCGAACCCGGACCATTACCACGGCACGCACGTCGCCGGTGAGATCGCGGCCGCGCGCAACGGGATCGGCGTCGCCGGTGTCGCCCCGGGCGTGAAGGTCGCGGGCATCAAGGTGGCCGACCCGGTCAGCGAGCTGTTCTACCCGGAGAGCGTGGTCTGCGCCTTCGTGTTCGCCGCCGACCACGGCATCGAGGTCACCAACAACAGCTATTACGTGGACCCTTGGCTCTACAACTGCATGGACGACCCCGACCAGCGGGCCATCGTCGACGCGGTCAACCGGGCCCAGCTGTACGCCCAGAAGAAGGGCACCCTGAACCTGGCGTCGGCGGGCAACTCCAACCACGACCTCGACTCCGACGCGATCGTGGACGACTCGAGCCCCGACGACTCGACGCCGGTGAACCGCACGATCGACCCGCACACCTGCTTCGACATCCCGACCCAGCTGCCGGGTGTCGTCACGGTGAGCGCGACGGGCGTGAACAAGGCCAAGTCGTACTACTCGACGTACGGCAACGGTGTCATCGACATCGCGGCGCCGGGCGGCGACAAGTACCAGAAGCCGGCCGACACCCCGTCGAAGGACGGCCGCATCCTGTCCACGCTGCCGGGCAACCAGTACGGCTGGCTGCAGGGCACGTCGATGGCCTCGCCGCACGCCGCGGGCGTCGCCGCGCTCCTCAAGTCGACGCATCCGAAGGCCACTCCGGCGCAGCTCCAGTCCCTGATGAAGGCGCAGGCCGACAAGGAGCCGTGCCCGACCGCGTACGACGGGGACGGCGACGGCACGGTCGACGCGGTCTGCGAGGGCCCCGAGCGGCGCAACGGCTTCTACGGGTACGGGATCGTCGACGCGCTGAAGGCCGTCAAGTGACGTACGCCGTACGGAACATGTGAGGCGGGCAGGGGACGGGTGGCGCACGCCACCCGTCCCCTGTGTGTGCCGCCCGTGTGCCGGGGCCAGGTGCTGCGCGATAGTGCGGACATGACACATGCGCCCCATCTGCCGGTCGACACCCGGGCCGCGTGGGCGGCGCTCGGCGGCGACCCCGCCCTGCTCGCCCGCATTTCGTACCGCACGCGCGCGGGTGCGCTGCCTGCCCGCCTCCCCGCCGTCGACCTGGCAAGAGCCGTCGTCGGCTGCTGCTCCCTCGCCGCCGCCGAACTGGCCGCCACGCGCGCGAGGCACTCCCTCGGCGCCATACGGGTGCGGGTCGACGACGGCGCGGTGGCCACCGCGTTCACCAGCGAGCGGCATCTGCTGATCGACGGGCGCGTGCCGGTCAACTTCGCGCCGCTGTCGCGCTTCTGGCGCACGCGGGACGGCTGGCTGCGCACCCACGCGAACTATCCGCACCACCGGGCGCGGCTGTGCGCGGCCCTCGGGGTCGGCATGGACGCGACCGTGGACGAGGTGGCGCCGCTGCTCGCGGAGCGCTCCGCGCTCGAGATCGAGGAGACGGTCTACGCGGCCGGAGGCCTGGCCGTCGCGCTGCGCACGCCCGAGGAGTGGGCCGCGCATCCGCAGGGCGCTCAGGTGGCGGCCCGTCCGCTCTTGGCACTCGACCGGGTCGACGCGGCGCCGGCCAGGGCGCTGTCGCGCGGGGTGCTCTCGCCCGCGGCCGGGATCCGGGTCCTCGATCTCACCCGCGTCATCGCGGGTCCTGTCGCCACGCGCACCCTGGCGCTGCTCGGCGCGGACGTGCTGCGGGTGGACACGCCTCAGCTGCCCGAGGCGGCGGACGCGCACGCCGACACCGGTTTCGGCAAGCGCTCGACCCGGCTCGACCTGACGGACGGGGCGGACCGGCGCACGTTCGACGAACTGCTCGCCGGCGCGGACGTGGTGGTCACGGGGTACCGGCCGGGCGCGCTCGACCGGTTCGGGCTCGCTCCGGAGGCGCTCGCCGAGCGGCGGCCCGGGCTCGTGGTGGCGGCGCTGTCGGCCTGGGGCGGGTACGGGCCGTGGAACGGGCGGCGCGGCTTCGACAGCCTCGTCCAGGTGGCGGCGGGCATCGCGGCGACGGAGGGCTCCCCAGAGCGCCCCGGGGCGCTGCCCGCGCAGGCACTCGACCACGGTACGGGCTATCTGCTGGCGGCGGCGGTGCTGCGCGCGCTCACCGAGCAGACGGCGCAGGGCGGTTCGCGGGTGGTGCGGCTGGCGCTCGCGCAGACGGCGGCCTGGCTCGTGCAGGGGGCGCGCCCGAGCCCGAGTGGGTATGACGAGCGCGCGGAGCCGTACGAGGCGGACGATCCGGCCGCCTGGCTGACCGAGGCGGACAGCCCGGTCGGACGTCTGCGGCACGCCCTGCCGCCCCTGTCGTTCGACGGCGGACCGGCGAACTGGGCGCGCCCTCCCGGGTGCTGGGGCACGGACGAGGCCGGGTGGCTGCCGGCGGGGTGAACCGCGGGGCCGCGAAATCGCGTCCTACGTAGACGTGAACCGACGCAGCGCAGCACCGGACCCGGCCGCACCTGGTCCGGACCCGTATGACCCACTTGTTGGTCTGCGCTTGCCGGGGTCCGTGCCGCCTGGTGAAGATCCAGTGGTGAGTTCCATACCGCCGCCCACCGAGGCGCCCGTTTCCGTCGGGGCCGACGTCTCCCTGCGCAGACCCGGCGCGGGGCGCGCCGTCGCCCTGCTCGTACTCGTGGCCGTGGCCGCACTGATCCCGATGCTCGGACCGCGCGCGGCGCTCGACGGCACCGGTGAGGCGTCGGCGCCCGGCGTCGGCGTGATCGCGCTCCTGCGCACGGTCCTGTTCGCGGCGTTGTGCGTCCAGGCGGGCGAGGTGTTCGCCGGGTTCCTCGCGCGCAGGGTGGACCCGATGCGGGAGCCGCCCCGCACCTGGTCGGCGTACGCGCCGTGGGCGGGGTTCGCGGCAGCGCTCGGGCTCGCCTCCGTGGTGGCCTCCGGGAATCTGATCCCGCACAGCGTCGCGGCGTTGGACATCGGCGGCCTGGGCGGCACACGTGACGGCACGCTCGCGCTCGTGGAGGTCAACGGCTTTCTGCTCGCGGCCCTGTGCGCCCGCTGGCGGCGTCCCACGACGGCGCTCCTCCCGCTGGCCGCCGTGGCCGTGGCGGAGGCGCTGCGGGCGCACCCCGCGGCCGAGGACAGTGCGCTGCTCGGCTCGGGGCTCACCCTGGTCCATCTGGTCTGCGCCGCCCTGTGGGTGGGCGGACTGCTGTACGTACTGCGCACGACGCACGCTTGGCGCACGACCGCCCCGGAGGCGGGCACGGCGCTGCTCGGCCTCTACGCGCGCGTGGCCGCGGTACTGCTCGCGGCCATCACCGCGACGGGTGTGTGCAGCACGCTGCGCAGGATGCCGCCGAGCACGGTCGTCGACCAGCTGACGACGACGGCCTACGGGCGCGTGCTGCTCGCGAAGGTGCTCCTCGTCGCCGTCGTCGCGGCTCTCGCCCTGGTGTCGCGGCTGCGGCTGCGCCGCGCCCCTGACCGCACGAACGCCTACGCGCCCGCGCGTGCGGAGGTCGTGGTCCTGGCGGTCGTGGTGGCGGTGTCGGCGGCGCTGACGGCGTTGCCGGTGCCGATCCGCTGGTGAGCCGGCGCCTCCGTAGAGGCGCCCCGCACAGGCCCTAGTTGGTGACCATCACCTTGAGGGCGGTGCGCTCGTCCATCGCCTTGTAGCCACCGGGCACGCCCTCGATGTCGACCGTCATGTCGAAGACGGGCGACGGGTCGATGGTCCCGTCCAGGACGTCGGGCAGCAGGTCGGGGATGTACGTGCGGACGGGGGCGACGCCGCCGCGCAGCGCGATGTTGTGGTCGAACATGACGCGCAGGTCGACTCCGCTGCCGCTGCCGTGCGGGACGCCGACGAAGCCGATGGCGCCGCCGTCGCGGGTGATGTTCACGGCGGTGTTCATGGACTGCTCGGTGCCGACGGCCTCGATCACGGAGTGCGCGCCCTGGCCGCCGGTGAGTTCGCGGACCGCCGCGACCGCCGCCTCACCGCGCTCCGCGACGACGTCCGTGGCGCCGAAGCTCCGTGCGATGTCCGTACGCACCTGGTGGCGGCCGAGCGCGATGATCCGCTCGGCGCCGAGCCGGTGGGCCGCGAGGACCCCGCACAGGCCCACGGCGCCGTCCCCGACGACGGCGACGGTCGAGCCCTTGCGCACGCCCGCGCCGAGCGCCGCGTGGTGGCCGGTGCCCAGCACGTCGGACAGCGTCAGGAGGGCGGTCAGCAGACGCTCGTCGGAGGCGGCCTCGGCGGGCAGCGCGACGAGCGTGCCGTCGGCGTACGGGACGCGCACGGCCTCGCCCTGGCCTCCGTCGTGGCCGACCGCGCCCCAGAATCCGCCGTGCTCGCAGGACGTGGTCAGGCCCTCGCGGCAGTAGTCGCACACCCCGTCCGACCACATGAAGGGCGCGACGACCAGGTCTCCGCGCTTGAAGACGGACACCTCGGAGCCGGTCTCCTCGACGATGCCGAGGAACTCGTGCCCGATGCGCTGCCCGGGCTGCCGCGCGGCCTCGCCCCGGTAGGCCCAGAGGTCGCTGCCGCAGATGCAGGCGCGCAGGACACGCACCACGGCGTCCGTGGGCAGCGCGACGGCGGCGTCCGGAACGTCCTCCACGCGCATGTCGTACGGGGCGTGGATGGTGGTGGCGCGCATGGGCTGTTCCTTCGTGCAGGTCCCGCAATCGATGCAGGTCAGTGAGCGATGCGCCGGGTTTCGACGCGTCCTTCACGGTACGCCGAAGGGGCCGCGGCCCGCTCCCCGAGCACGCCACGGGCGAGCAGGTACTGCGCCGCTACGTAGGTGCCCATGACCCAGAAGTCGGGGCGCGGCAGGGCGGGCCAGTCGGCGATGCCCGTGGCGATGAGCGAGTCCGAGAGCAGGAACAGCGCGCCGCCGACGCCCGCCGCCACCCCGAGCCGAGAGGACGCGAACGCCATACAGGTCAGCAGCACGCTGTACGCGGCGACGGGTACACGCATGTCCGCCGGCAGATCGGGCCACAGGGCGGCCACCGTCACGACGAGCGCGACGCCGTAGGCGGCCCCGAGCAGCGCACCACGCGCGCGTACCGTCCCCTGCCGCTTGAACAGCACCAGATAGCAGACGTGCCCGACGGCGAAGGCGCCCATCCCGGCGAGGAACACGGTGTCCTGGTCGAACAGCAGCAGCACGTCGCCGCACCACCCGAGCAGCAGGGCGGCGCACAGCAGCCGGGGGCCGCGGCACGCGATCACGTAGGCCGCGAGCAGCGGCATGAGCAGGGGCTTGAGGACGACGTGCGCGCCTTCCGCGCCCGCGAGCAGCGCGCCGAGGTCGGCGGCGCACGCCACGAAGAACGCGGCGCGCCACATCGGGGCGGCAGGCCTCACGCGGCGCCCTCGGTGACCTTCTGCGGGGCGTTCGTGGCGCCGACGGGCTCCGGCTTCCACCCCGGCCCCCGGAAGACCCTCCCGGCCCGCTCACGCCAACCGGTCGCGGCCCTCAAGTCCTTGGCGATGGCCGCGTACTCGTGGGTGGCGACGCGCAGCGGGTTGTACGTGCCGATGTTCTTGGTGAGCCCGAACTCGGGGCGCTCGACCTCCGCCACCCACGACCCGAAGAGCCGGTCCCAGACGATGAGGATCCCGCCGAAGTTCCGGTCCAGGTAGCCGCCTTGGGAGGCGTGGTGGACGCGGTGGTGGGAGGGCGTGTTGAAGACGAACTCGAAGGGACGCCACATCTTGTCGATGCGCTCGGTGTGGATCCAGAACTGGTACACGAGGTTGACCGAGGAGCAGAACGCGAGCGCCGCCGGGTGCACGCCCAACGCGATGAGCGGCAGGTAGAACGGCCACACGGTCAGGCTCGTCCAGGGCTGCCGCAGCGCCGTGGTGAGGTTGAAACTGCGGCTGGAGTGGTGCACCACGTGGCACGCCCACAGGATGCGGATCACGTGGTGCCCGCGGTGCGACCAGTAGTAGAAGAAGTCCTGGCCGAGCAGCATCAGCGGGATCGTCCACCACAGGACGGGCACGTGCAGCGGCGTCAGTTCGTAGACCGCCGTGTAGATGGCGACGATCGGGATCTTCCACAGGAAGTCGAAGACCAGGCTTCCGAGCCCCATGGTGACGCTGGTCGCCGCGTCCTTGGTCTCGTAGCCGGCGGCATCCTCGTCGGGGTGGATCCGGACGCTGATGATCTCCACGATCGTGAGCAGCACGAAGGCGGGGATCGACCACAGCACGGCATCGGGCAGGTTCGGGGACGGCATGCGTGCACCGTAAGGGCGTGCAAGGCGCCCCGGCTAGAGGTAGTTACTGACAAGTATTACCCCCGGTAAAGGGTCAAACTCCGGCCGCACCCAACAAAGAACCCGCCGCATACGTGACGGCCATCGCGAGCACGGCGGCGCGCAGCCAGTTGAGTCGCGAGCCGAGCGCGCCGCCGTGGGACTCGTCATGGGTGGACTGCGCTCCGGGTTCCGTCACGCGGTGAGCATGCCGCCCGGCGCGTCACCACACGCGTACCGACGCCCCTGGTGCGAACACCGGGCTCGTCGCGTCCGCGGGCGTCTCCTTGAGCGGTTCGTCGATCTCCGCGACCGTGGGGCCCACGCGGGCCGCGATGGGGTCGAGGAGGCCGAGGTCGAACCCGTAGACCCGGGCCGCGTTGCCGCCGACCATCGCGGCGATCTCGTCCTTCGGGAGCCCCGCGTAGGCGATGCGCAGGCCCTCGCGCGTGTACGGGTGCGTGCCCTCGTCGTGCGGGTAGTCGCTGCCCCACATGATCTTGTCGAGGCCGATCCGGTCCCGTAGGGGCACTTCGTGGGGCCGCATGAAACTCGCGCCTACGTAGCAGTTCTCGCGCCACACAGTGGAGGGGCCCTTGCCCATCGAATCGGCAAGCCCCGCACCGAACTTGGCCTCGGCCGTGTTGGCCTTCGTGGCCGCCCTGACCAGGCGCGCGTGGTAGTAGTCCAGCATGTCCAGGACGCCGGGGATCCAGCCCGAGCCCTGCTCCGTGAGGACGAGCCTCAGGTCGGGGTGCTTACGGAAGGCACCGCCGAAGACGAGGTGCCACAGGGCGCGGTGCGAGAACCACGTCGTCTCGACCATGAAGACCGCGCGGGCGGCCGGCTCCTCGCCGAGCGGCGGGGACGCCGAACCCGCGTGGTGGTTGACCGGGACGCCGAGCTCGGCGCAGGTCCGCCAGATCGGGTCGTACGTCGACGAGTAGAGCTCCGGGAGGCCCGAGCCCGGCGGCGTACCGGGCAGCAACAGGCCGCCTTTCAGACCCGCTTCGGCCCCCCAGCGAATCTCCTTGACGGCCTCGTCGACGTCGTTGAGGAGGATCTGGAAGACGCCCGCCCTGCGGCCGGGGGCGGCGGCGCAGAAGTCCGCCAGCCACCGGTTGTGGGCCCGCAGCCCCGCCCAGCGCTGCTCG
Protein-coding sequences here:
- a CDS encoding S8 family serine peptidase → MAHLPSRRLPAGRLSSRRRLALALPVGIALTASFGFLPSASATPVADSPSVATSSASSLAYVVNTRGTDARTISSVTKAISAADGSIVETYAKIGVFVVHSSNPDFGKQVRAAKGVATAGATRTAPFSAAGTTEEGAVQKLSKADAKSVAAQATSAQEPLEADQWDLRAMGADKAAKINPGSKKVTVGVIDTGVDDTHPDLAPNFSASQSANCVGGKADTSPGAWRPANPDHYHGTHVAGEIAAARNGIGVAGVAPGVKVAGIKVADPVSELFYPESVVCAFVFAADHGIEVTNNSYYVDPWLYNCMDDPDQRAIVDAVNRAQLYAQKKGTLNLASAGNSNHDLDSDAIVDDSSPDDSTPVNRTIDPHTCFDIPTQLPGVVTVSATGVNKAKSYYSTYGNGVIDIAAPGGDKYQKPADTPSKDGRILSTLPGNQYGWLQGTSMASPHAAGVAALLKSTHPKATPAQLQSLMKAQADKEPCPTAYDGDGDGTVDAVCEGPERRNGFYGYGIVDALKAVK
- a CDS encoding lysoplasmalogenase, with protein sequence MWRAAFFVACAADLGALLAGAEGAHVVLKPLLMPLLAAYVIACRGPRLLCAALLLGWCGDVLLLFDQDTVFLAGMGAFAVGHVCYLVLFKRQGTVRARGALLGAAYGVALVVTVAALWPDLPADMRVPVAAYSVLLTCMAFASSRLGVAAGVGGALFLLSDSLIATGIADWPALPRPDFWVMGTYVAAQYLLARGVLGERAAAPSAYREGRVETRRIAH
- a CDS encoding zinc-dependent alcohol dehydrogenase family protein — translated: MRATTIHAPYDMRVEDVPDAAVALPTDAVVRVLRACICGSDLWAYRGEAARQPGQRIGHEFLGIVEETGSEVSVFKRGDLVVAPFMWSDGVCDYCREGLTTSCEHGGFWGAVGHDGGQGEAVRVPYADGTLVALPAEAASDERLLTALLTLSDVLGTGHHAALGAGVRKGSTVAVVGDGAVGLCGVLAAHRLGAERIIALGRHQVRTDIARSFGATDVVAERGEAAVAAVRELTGGQGAHSVIEAVGTEQSMNTAVNITRDGGAIGFVGVPHGSGSGVDLRVMFDHNIALRGGVAPVRTYIPDLLPDVLDGTIDPSPVFDMTVDIEGVPGGYKAMDERTALKVMVTN
- a CDS encoding amidohydrolase family protein, translated to MSPTHPSDDRYTVISADCHAGADLLDYKPYLEARHHDAFDAWAAGYVNPYADLLADTADRNWNSERRVEELERDGIVAEVVFPNTIPPFFPSASLMAPAPTREEFEQRWAGLRAHNRWLADFCAAAPGRRAGVFQILLNDVDEAVKEIRWGAEAGLKGGLLLPGTPPGSGLPELYSSTYDPIWRTCAELGVPVNHHAGSASPPLGEEPAARAVFMVETTWFSHRALWHLVFGGAFRKHPDLRLVLTEQGSGWIPGVLDMLDYYHARLVRAATKANTAEAKFGAGLADSMGKGPSTVWRENCYVGASFMRPHEVPLRDRIGLDKIMWGSDYPHDEGTHPYTREGLRIAYAGLPKDEIAAMVGGNAARVYGFDLGLLDPIAARVGPTVAEIDEPLKETPADATSPVFAPGASVRVW
- a CDS encoding CopD family protein, with product MSSIPPPTEAPVSVGADVSLRRPGAGRAVALLVLVAVAALIPMLGPRAALDGTGEASAPGVGVIALLRTVLFAALCVQAGEVFAGFLARRVDPMREPPRTWSAYAPWAGFAAALGLASVVASGNLIPHSVAALDIGGLGGTRDGTLALVEVNGFLLAALCARWRRPTTALLPLAAVAVAEALRAHPAAEDSALLGSGLTLVHLVCAALWVGGLLYVLRTTHAWRTTAPEAGTALLGLYARVAAVLLAAITATGVCSTLRRMPPSTVVDQLTTTAYGRVLLAKVLLVAVVAALALVSRLRLRRAPDRTNAYAPARAEVVVLAVVVAVSAALTALPVPIRW
- a CDS encoding CoA transferase, coding for MTHAPHLPVDTRAAWAALGGDPALLARISYRTRAGALPARLPAVDLARAVVGCCSLAAAELAATRARHSLGAIRVRVDDGAVATAFTSERHLLIDGRVPVNFAPLSRFWRTRDGWLRTHANYPHHRARLCAALGVGMDATVDEVAPLLAERSALEIEETVYAAGGLAVALRTPEEWAAHPQGAQVAARPLLALDRVDAAPARALSRGVLSPAAGIRVLDLTRVIAGPVATRTLALLGADVLRVDTPQLPEAADAHADTGFGKRSTRLDLTDGADRRTFDELLAGADVVVTGYRPGALDRFGLAPEALAERRPGLVVAALSAWGGYGPWNGRRGFDSLVQVAAGIAATEGSPERPGALPAQALDHGTGYLLAAAVLRALTEQTAQGGSRVVRLALAQTAAWLVQGARPSPSGYDERAEPYEADDPAAWLTEADSPVGRLRHALPPLSFDGGPANWARPPGCWGTDEAGWLPAG
- a CDS encoding sterol desaturase family protein; amino-acid sequence: MPSPNLPDAVLWSIPAFVLLTIVEIISVRIHPDEDAAGYETKDAATSVTMGLGSLVFDFLWKIPIVAIYTAVYELTPLHVPVLWWTIPLMLLGQDFFYYWSHRGHHVIRILWACHVVHHSSRSFNLTTALRQPWTSLTVWPFYLPLIALGVHPAALAFCSSVNLVYQFWIHTERIDKMWRPFEFVFNTPSHHRVHHASQGGYLDRNFGGILIVWDRLFGSWVAEVERPEFGLTKNIGTYNPLRVATHEYAAIAKDLRAATGWRERAGRVFRGPGWKPEPVGATNAPQKVTEGAA
- a CDS encoding DUF485 domain-containing protein yields the protein MATDAPTPQQGSPHDGPALPSTEKFIEVQEGAEFGELRRAHRSFAFPLTVAFIAWYLLYVLLSNYAGDFMGTKVFGNINVALILGLAQFLTTFLIAWWYSRYSAAKLDPKAEAIKSRLEGGA